The following are encoded in a window of Risungbinella massiliensis genomic DNA:
- a CDS encoding sensor histidine kinase: MSDKHIKWLILIIPTIVIGLWEYVRHEFLLSYISMELGNWLSPVIVFFVTMTFLVPLFRRYEKLQEQLKKERAEKAVLQERERIARELHDGIAQSLFLCSVQVNQMKRKQPSDQEWEELDKSLRQIHDYVRYSISNLKSTPAPTPATAWKVHLEELVEQFRLNTGVLVDLQLELEETHLTAKEKIELFACIHEALTNIQKHAQATKVTILLGSTKQGWSLVVEDNGQGYIGNPFQQPNRFGMRIIQERVSEIQATVTFSRDQGKTKLVIYKGDNENGYSLSSGDRR, encoded by the coding sequence ATGTCTGATAAACACATAAAATGGTTAATTCTCATCATCCCTACTATTGTCATAGGACTATGGGAATATGTTCGTCACGAATTTCTCCTTTCTTACATCTCCATGGAGCTTGGAAACTGGCTATCACCTGTGATTGTTTTTTTTGTTACTATGACCTTTCTCGTTCCACTATTTAGGAGATATGAAAAACTACAAGAGCAGCTAAAAAAAGAGCGAGCTGAGAAAGCAGTATTGCAAGAGCGAGAACGAATTGCCCGTGAGCTACATGATGGAATTGCCCAGTCTTTGTTCTTATGTTCGGTTCAAGTCAACCAAATGAAACGGAAGCAGCCAAGTGATCAGGAATGGGAAGAGTTAGATAAAAGTTTACGCCAAATTCATGACTACGTTCGTTACTCGATATCCAATCTAAAAAGTACTCCTGCTCCCACTCCAGCTACTGCATGGAAGGTTCATCTCGAAGAATTGGTAGAGCAGTTTCGTTTAAATACTGGAGTATTAGTGGATTTACAATTGGAATTGGAAGAAACCCATCTTACCGCTAAAGAAAAAATTGAACTGTTTGCCTGCATTCATGAAGCGTTAACCAATATTCAAAAGCATGCTCAGGCTACAAAAGTTACTATCCTACTAGGCTCTACCAAACAAGGATGGAGTTTGGTAGTGGAAGATAATGGTCAAGGATATATAGGAAATCCATTTCAACAACCTAATCGATTTGGGATGAGAATTATACAAGAACGGGTGAGTGAAATACAAGCGACTGTAACTTTTTCACGAGATCAAGGGAAGACGAAGTTAGTAATTTACAAAGGAGATAACGAAAATGGGTATTCCCTATCGAGTGGTGATCGGAGATGA